In Brachypodium distachyon strain Bd21 chromosome 2, Brachypodium_distachyon_v3.0, whole genome shotgun sequence, one genomic interval encodes:
- the LOC100837773 gene encoding tyrosine--tRNA ligase 1, cytoplasmic isoform X1, protein MAPKLRLGLARRYASKLELNCAEEPEFAAMDSLADVVANICRDTRESSCDERIAVLRSIGEHCVYGSELRLLLKKKEAPICYVWFEPTPWMDITQGLLKTIYVNKMVKAGYIVKILIADWFAPRNYKICNNKSKVRNIGYYNIEMWKAAGMDLDRVEIVWLSDELERHAPDYWSLALDVSRKYTMKRMASFYVDPAPFGGPQVLPAADIFYTCMQVAATLCQKLQADIWLFSMDQWDIAVLTREYCEDIKRETKPTIMLHNILPNLVDDPYLDHHYLYNMRDPKWNIFMHDKEHVSHRIRRAICPPKVAVSNPCLEYVRYVIFPWFRKFEVQKERDGSNKAFACMEELIVDYESGDLDPVDVKLALERGIYKILEHVDDYFNSKAEAQAVIMALKDQIEPTVSADQLKIYRQNEDIIHPGYTPRYHDHEV, encoded by the exons ATGGCTCCCAAATTGCGGCTCGGTCTCGCCAG GAGATATGCCAGTAAATTGGAGCTAAACTGCGCGGAGGAACCCGAATTTGCCGCCATGGATAGCTTGGCTGATGTGGTGGCAAACATCTGCAG GGATACCAGGGAGTCGAGCTGCGACGAGAGGATTGCAGTTCTGAGGAGCATTGGGGAGCACTGCGTCTATGGGAGTGAACTGCGGCTCctactgaagaagaaggaggctCCCATTTGCTACGTTTGGTTTGAACCTACACCCTGGATGGACATAACGCAG GGGCTTCTGAAGACAATTTATGTCAACAAGATGGTCAAAGCTGGTTACATAGTTAAAATTTTGATAGCAGATTGGTTTGCTCCGCGGAACTATAAGATCTGCAACAATAAAAGTAAAGTTAGGAACATTGGCTACTACAATATTGAGATGTGGAAAGCAGCCGGCATGGATCTTGACAGAGTAGAGATAGTATGGTTGTCAGATGAGCTGGAAAGGCATGCACCCGATTACTGGTCACTTGCCCTTGATGTCTCAAGAAAATACACCATGAAAAGAATGGCAAG CTTTTATGTGGATCCAGCCCCATTTGGTGGGCCACAAGTACTCCCCGCTGCTGACATattttacacatgcatgcaagttgCTGCTACATTGTGTCAGAAG TTGCAGGCGGATATATGGCTCTTCAGCATGGATCAGTGGGACATTGCCGTGCTAACAAGAGAGTACTGTGAAGACATAAAAAGGGAGACCAAACCAACTATTATGTTGCACA ATATACTACCTAATTTAGTAGATGATCCTTATTTAGACCATCATTACCTTTATAACATGAGGGATCCAAAATGGAATATCTTCATGCACGATAAGGAG cATGTTTCACATAGAATAAGGAGAGCGATCTGTCCTCCAAAAGTAGCAGTTTCCAACCCTTGTTTGGAGTACGTCAGATATGTTATCTTCCCTTGGTTTCGGAAGTTCGAGGTACAGAAGGAACGGGATGGTAGCAACAA GGCATTTGCGTGCATGGAAGAGCTTATTGTTGATTATGAAAGTGGGGATCTTGATCCTGTGGATGTTAAGTTGGCTCTCGAAAGAGGAATATACAAAATATTAGAG CATGTTGATGACTACTTCAACAGCAAAGCTGAAGCCCAAGCTGTAATTATGGCCCTTAAG GACCAAATCGAGCCCACAGTGTCTGCAGATCAATTGAAGATTTACCGGCAGAACGAAGATATTATTCATCCT ggatACACACCACGGTACCATGACCATGAGGTGTAA
- the LOC100837773 gene encoding tyrosine--tRNA ligase 1, cytoplasmic isoform X4 — protein MAPKLRLGLASKLELNCAEEPEFAAMDSLADVVANICRESSCDERIAVLRSIGEHCVYGSELRLLLKKKEAPICYVWFEPTPWMDITQGLLKTIYVNKMVKAGYIVKILIADWFAPRNYKICNNKSKVRNIGYYNIEMWKAAGMDLDRVEIVWLSDELERHAPDYWSLALDVSRKYTMKRMASFYVDPAPFGGPQVLPAADIFYTCMQVAATLCQKLQADIWLFSMDQWDIAVLTREYCEDIKRETKPTIMLHNILPNLVDDPYLDHHYLYNMRDPKWNIFMHDKEHVSHRIRRAICPPKVAVSNPCLEYVRYVIFPWFRKFEVQKERDGSNKAFACMEELIVDYESGDLDPVDVKLALERGIYKILEHVDDYFNSKAEAQAVIMALKDQIEPTVSADQLKIYRQNEDIIHPGYTPRYHDHEV, from the exons ATGGCTCCCAAATTGCGGCTCGGTCTCGCCAG TAAATTGGAGCTAAACTGCGCGGAGGAACCCGAATTTGCCGCCATGGATAGCTTGGCTGATGTGGTGGCAAACATCTGCAG GGAGTCGAGCTGCGACGAGAGGATTGCAGTTCTGAGGAGCATTGGGGAGCACTGCGTCTATGGGAGTGAACTGCGGCTCctactgaagaagaaggaggctCCCATTTGCTACGTTTGGTTTGAACCTACACCCTGGATGGACATAACGCAG GGGCTTCTGAAGACAATTTATGTCAACAAGATGGTCAAAGCTGGTTACATAGTTAAAATTTTGATAGCAGATTGGTTTGCTCCGCGGAACTATAAGATCTGCAACAATAAAAGTAAAGTTAGGAACATTGGCTACTACAATATTGAGATGTGGAAAGCAGCCGGCATGGATCTTGACAGAGTAGAGATAGTATGGTTGTCAGATGAGCTGGAAAGGCATGCACCCGATTACTGGTCACTTGCCCTTGATGTCTCAAGAAAATACACCATGAAAAGAATGGCAAG CTTTTATGTGGATCCAGCCCCATTTGGTGGGCCACAAGTACTCCCCGCTGCTGACATattttacacatgcatgcaagttgCTGCTACATTGTGTCAGAAG TTGCAGGCGGATATATGGCTCTTCAGCATGGATCAGTGGGACATTGCCGTGCTAACAAGAGAGTACTGTGAAGACATAAAAAGGGAGACCAAACCAACTATTATGTTGCACA ATATACTACCTAATTTAGTAGATGATCCTTATTTAGACCATCATTACCTTTATAACATGAGGGATCCAAAATGGAATATCTTCATGCACGATAAGGAG cATGTTTCACATAGAATAAGGAGAGCGATCTGTCCTCCAAAAGTAGCAGTTTCCAACCCTTGTTTGGAGTACGTCAGATATGTTATCTTCCCTTGGTTTCGGAAGTTCGAGGTACAGAAGGAACGGGATGGTAGCAACAA GGCATTTGCGTGCATGGAAGAGCTTATTGTTGATTATGAAAGTGGGGATCTTGATCCTGTGGATGTTAAGTTGGCTCTCGAAAGAGGAATATACAAAATATTAGAG CATGTTGATGACTACTTCAACAGCAAAGCTGAAGCCCAAGCTGTAATTATGGCCCTTAAG GACCAAATCGAGCCCACAGTGTCTGCAGATCAATTGAAGATTTACCGGCAGAACGAAGATATTATTCATCCT ggatACACACCACGGTACCATGACCATGAGGTGTAA
- the LOC100837773 gene encoding tyrosine--tRNA ligase 1, cytoplasmic isoform X2, whose protein sequence is MAPKLRLGLARRYASKLELNCAEEPEFAAMDSLADVVANICRESSCDERIAVLRSIGEHCVYGSELRLLLKKKEAPICYVWFEPTPWMDITQGLLKTIYVNKMVKAGYIVKILIADWFAPRNYKICNNKSKVRNIGYYNIEMWKAAGMDLDRVEIVWLSDELERHAPDYWSLALDVSRKYTMKRMASFYVDPAPFGGPQVLPAADIFYTCMQVAATLCQKLQADIWLFSMDQWDIAVLTREYCEDIKRETKPTIMLHNILPNLVDDPYLDHHYLYNMRDPKWNIFMHDKEHVSHRIRRAICPPKVAVSNPCLEYVRYVIFPWFRKFEVQKERDGSNKAFACMEELIVDYESGDLDPVDVKLALERGIYKILEHVDDYFNSKAEAQAVIMALKDQIEPTVSADQLKIYRQNEDIIHPGYTPRYHDHEV, encoded by the exons ATGGCTCCCAAATTGCGGCTCGGTCTCGCCAG GAGATATGCCAGTAAATTGGAGCTAAACTGCGCGGAGGAACCCGAATTTGCCGCCATGGATAGCTTGGCTGATGTGGTGGCAAACATCTGCAG GGAGTCGAGCTGCGACGAGAGGATTGCAGTTCTGAGGAGCATTGGGGAGCACTGCGTCTATGGGAGTGAACTGCGGCTCctactgaagaagaaggaggctCCCATTTGCTACGTTTGGTTTGAACCTACACCCTGGATGGACATAACGCAG GGGCTTCTGAAGACAATTTATGTCAACAAGATGGTCAAAGCTGGTTACATAGTTAAAATTTTGATAGCAGATTGGTTTGCTCCGCGGAACTATAAGATCTGCAACAATAAAAGTAAAGTTAGGAACATTGGCTACTACAATATTGAGATGTGGAAAGCAGCCGGCATGGATCTTGACAGAGTAGAGATAGTATGGTTGTCAGATGAGCTGGAAAGGCATGCACCCGATTACTGGTCACTTGCCCTTGATGTCTCAAGAAAATACACCATGAAAAGAATGGCAAG CTTTTATGTGGATCCAGCCCCATTTGGTGGGCCACAAGTACTCCCCGCTGCTGACATattttacacatgcatgcaagttgCTGCTACATTGTGTCAGAAG TTGCAGGCGGATATATGGCTCTTCAGCATGGATCAGTGGGACATTGCCGTGCTAACAAGAGAGTACTGTGAAGACATAAAAAGGGAGACCAAACCAACTATTATGTTGCACA ATATACTACCTAATTTAGTAGATGATCCTTATTTAGACCATCATTACCTTTATAACATGAGGGATCCAAAATGGAATATCTTCATGCACGATAAGGAG cATGTTTCACATAGAATAAGGAGAGCGATCTGTCCTCCAAAAGTAGCAGTTTCCAACCCTTGTTTGGAGTACGTCAGATATGTTATCTTCCCTTGGTTTCGGAAGTTCGAGGTACAGAAGGAACGGGATGGTAGCAACAA GGCATTTGCGTGCATGGAAGAGCTTATTGTTGATTATGAAAGTGGGGATCTTGATCCTGTGGATGTTAAGTTGGCTCTCGAAAGAGGAATATACAAAATATTAGAG CATGTTGATGACTACTTCAACAGCAAAGCTGAAGCCCAAGCTGTAATTATGGCCCTTAAG GACCAAATCGAGCCCACAGTGTCTGCAGATCAATTGAAGATTTACCGGCAGAACGAAGATATTATTCATCCT ggatACACACCACGGTACCATGACCATGAGGTGTAA
- the LOC100837773 gene encoding tyrosine--tRNA ligase 1, cytoplasmic isoform X3, producing MAPKLRLGLASKLELNCAEEPEFAAMDSLADVVANICRDTRESSCDERIAVLRSIGEHCVYGSELRLLLKKKEAPICYVWFEPTPWMDITQGLLKTIYVNKMVKAGYIVKILIADWFAPRNYKICNNKSKVRNIGYYNIEMWKAAGMDLDRVEIVWLSDELERHAPDYWSLALDVSRKYTMKRMASFYVDPAPFGGPQVLPAADIFYTCMQVAATLCQKLQADIWLFSMDQWDIAVLTREYCEDIKRETKPTIMLHNILPNLVDDPYLDHHYLYNMRDPKWNIFMHDKEHVSHRIRRAICPPKVAVSNPCLEYVRYVIFPWFRKFEVQKERDGSNKAFACMEELIVDYESGDLDPVDVKLALERGIYKILEHVDDYFNSKAEAQAVIMALKDQIEPTVSADQLKIYRQNEDIIHPGYTPRYHDHEV from the exons ATGGCTCCCAAATTGCGGCTCGGTCTCGCCAG TAAATTGGAGCTAAACTGCGCGGAGGAACCCGAATTTGCCGCCATGGATAGCTTGGCTGATGTGGTGGCAAACATCTGCAG GGATACCAGGGAGTCGAGCTGCGACGAGAGGATTGCAGTTCTGAGGAGCATTGGGGAGCACTGCGTCTATGGGAGTGAACTGCGGCTCctactgaagaagaaggaggctCCCATTTGCTACGTTTGGTTTGAACCTACACCCTGGATGGACATAACGCAG GGGCTTCTGAAGACAATTTATGTCAACAAGATGGTCAAAGCTGGTTACATAGTTAAAATTTTGATAGCAGATTGGTTTGCTCCGCGGAACTATAAGATCTGCAACAATAAAAGTAAAGTTAGGAACATTGGCTACTACAATATTGAGATGTGGAAAGCAGCCGGCATGGATCTTGACAGAGTAGAGATAGTATGGTTGTCAGATGAGCTGGAAAGGCATGCACCCGATTACTGGTCACTTGCCCTTGATGTCTCAAGAAAATACACCATGAAAAGAATGGCAAG CTTTTATGTGGATCCAGCCCCATTTGGTGGGCCACAAGTACTCCCCGCTGCTGACATattttacacatgcatgcaagttgCTGCTACATTGTGTCAGAAG TTGCAGGCGGATATATGGCTCTTCAGCATGGATCAGTGGGACATTGCCGTGCTAACAAGAGAGTACTGTGAAGACATAAAAAGGGAGACCAAACCAACTATTATGTTGCACA ATATACTACCTAATTTAGTAGATGATCCTTATTTAGACCATCATTACCTTTATAACATGAGGGATCCAAAATGGAATATCTTCATGCACGATAAGGAG cATGTTTCACATAGAATAAGGAGAGCGATCTGTCCTCCAAAAGTAGCAGTTTCCAACCCTTGTTTGGAGTACGTCAGATATGTTATCTTCCCTTGGTTTCGGAAGTTCGAGGTACAGAAGGAACGGGATGGTAGCAACAA GGCATTTGCGTGCATGGAAGAGCTTATTGTTGATTATGAAAGTGGGGATCTTGATCCTGTGGATGTTAAGTTGGCTCTCGAAAGAGGAATATACAAAATATTAGAG CATGTTGATGACTACTTCAACAGCAAAGCTGAAGCCCAAGCTGTAATTATGGCCCTTAAG GACCAAATCGAGCCCACAGTGTCTGCAGATCAATTGAAGATTTACCGGCAGAACGAAGATATTATTCATCCT ggatACACACCACGGTACCATGACCATGAGGTGTAA